The following proteins are co-located in the Leptospira weilii genome:
- the rktP gene encoding Arg-Lys translocation region protein phosphatase RktP has protein sequence MITKIPSKLKLSIAVFVLSLLFFLIYTVTDDIILKSPLGEQKAIALSIRLAISISFSTLLASLVFYSVKLIYSSMHSLVTLVQDWGNDDVYEETPVAERNDEIGELVRAFRLKFFQQKELEDAPSQEALGEKTKELSDSIQRAFYRIHLPKIQNLDISLLPRMSGNSNCDYVNVIPSMDGCVGILAGFPHPGVLESAFKARLEGIFSLANETGGIRGEELILKIGKILSKMPVPFLSLSLFHLITKTGELGFVHFQELPAFVYKNGELNSLEKTKVRYFDYKAIDLDVKKTALKMGEYWILVSDRTYSAIGVSDSEFTEQLQSSLAGKDPKNSRDLVLHCGRILEKKYGKQILETSALLAVARKQ, from the coding sequence TTGATAACAAAAATTCCCTCCAAACTCAAACTATCCATCGCCGTTTTCGTTTTAAGTCTTTTATTCTTTCTCATTTATACGGTTACGGACGACATCATTCTCAAATCGCCTTTAGGCGAGCAAAAGGCGATCGCCCTTTCCATTCGTCTTGCAATTTCCATCTCTTTCTCTACTCTACTCGCGTCTCTCGTATTCTATTCCGTTAAACTAATATACTCTTCAATGCATTCCCTAGTCACACTCGTTCAAGACTGGGGAAACGACGACGTCTATGAAGAAACCCCGGTCGCGGAAAGAAACGATGAGATCGGCGAATTAGTTCGGGCCTTTCGTTTGAAATTTTTTCAACAGAAAGAATTGGAAGACGCGCCTTCCCAAGAAGCTTTGGGCGAAAAAACCAAAGAGCTTTCGGACTCAATACAAAGAGCCTTTTACAGAATTCATTTACCTAAAATTCAGAACCTGGACATTTCTCTTCTTCCGAGAATGAGCGGCAACTCTAACTGCGATTATGTGAACGTCATTCCGAGTATGGATGGCTGTGTGGGAATCCTGGCCGGATTTCCGCACCCCGGGGTTTTAGAATCTGCATTTAAAGCGAGACTCGAAGGGATTTTTTCCTTAGCCAACGAAACCGGCGGAATTCGAGGAGAGGAACTGATTCTTAAGATCGGTAAAATTCTCTCCAAAATGCCAGTTCCATTTTTAAGCCTTTCTCTTTTCCATCTCATAACCAAAACCGGCGAACTCGGGTTTGTTCACTTCCAAGAACTTCCCGCATTCGTTTACAAAAATGGTGAATTAAACTCTTTGGAAAAGACGAAAGTCCGTTACTTCGATTACAAAGCGATCGATTTGGACGTGAAAAAAACCGCTCTGAAAATGGGGGAATATTGGATCTTAGTCTCCGATCGAACCTATTCTGCGATCGGAGTTTCCGACTCCGAATTTACGGAACAACTTCAAAGCTCCCTAGCGGGAAAGGATCCAAAAAATTCCAGAGATTTGGTTTTACATTGCGGAAGAATTTTAGAAAAAAAATATGGGAAACAAATTCTGGAAACGTCCGCTCTTCTCGCTGTGGCCCGAAAACAATAA
- the tatC gene encoding twin-arginine translocase subunit TatC, with product MTKPIHRMAGKKKSQTIPYPDASRESVSRNREKYMTLGDHLEELRIVLLRSLLVIATIMGVSLFFGEEIHKILAQPYKNVLGPQATFYQIKLMAPFMIYLKSSFMISVLLGLPFVLFFLWGFISPALDSKADRYGKFLILFSTLLFWFGVWLCWTEAFENLLKIFLVNFRPLDIEARLPIDEYYEIFFNIHLIFGLSFQLPIVLILLGSLGIIRSSFLLLKWREAIIVLAIAAAVLSPGPDLISMLFLFVPLAVLFVVSIVLMKVIERA from the coding sequence TTGACAAAACCCATTCACAGAATGGCCGGAAAGAAAAAGTCACAAACGATCCCCTATCCGGATGCTTCGAGAGAGTCCGTATCGAGAAATCGAGAAAAGTATATGACGCTCGGAGATCATCTGGAAGAACTGAGAATAGTTCTATTGCGATCTCTTCTCGTGATCGCTACGATCATGGGAGTTTCCCTATTTTTCGGAGAAGAAATTCACAAAATTCTCGCGCAACCGTATAAGAATGTGTTAGGTCCTCAGGCGACTTTCTATCAGATCAAGTTAATGGCTCCGTTTATGATCTACTTGAAGAGTTCGTTTATGATCTCTGTCTTGTTGGGCCTCCCTTTCGTCCTCTTTTTTCTCTGGGGTTTTATTTCCCCGGCTCTGGATTCCAAAGCAGATCGTTACGGTAAATTTTTAATTCTTTTCAGCACCTTGCTTTTTTGGTTCGGCGTTTGGCTTTGCTGGACCGAAGCCTTCGAAAATCTTCTCAAGATTTTTCTAGTCAACTTTCGTCCGCTCGATATCGAAGCCAGGCTTCCAATCGACGAGTACTACGAAATTTTTTTTAACATCCATTTGATTTTCGGTTTATCTTTTCAGCTTCCTATTGTACTCATTCTTCTTGGCAGTTTAGGAATCATCCGCTCTTCTTTCCTTCTCTTAAAATGGAGAGAGGCAATCATTGTTCTTGCGATTGCGGCCGCCGTTCTTTCTCCGGGACCGGATTTGATTTCGATGTTGTTCCTATTCGTTCCACTGGCAGTTTTGTTCGTGGTGTCGATCGTTCTCATGAAGGTCATAGAGAGAGCATAA
- a CDS encoding cAMP/cGMP-dependent 3',5'-cyclic-AMP/GMP phosphodiesterase: protein MLKETYKGYTELPRGGYLIDTSEGYLQIGSPPETIKDTMGFEKKTPLVFILPNKFFHVEKGISTAELEFPIYYNFFLRQKKTFIVCTKEQKVQLITVLKESLMGPDNINLKSEYLNGEESFGFPDMKAEMAYFRGYKGLDDVVEFKVFDNDNKVYYGNVNILKLESGDFLIQDGEKKIEVPGEVGFNIKYDIGERPTEPFQAPIIGITCLGPSHGFDPEDNTSGFIIWLNHQGIMVDPPVNSTEWLRQSNVNPKLINHVILTHCHADHDAGTFQKILEENKITIHATETVIDSFLRKYSALTKIPKKELQELFHFQPIIIGKATMINGGEFNFHYALHSIPSVGFEFFFQDQSFIYTSDHLNEPEIHDKMHAAGILPESRWKFFKEFPWDRRIIYHEAGIPPLHTRVSYLASLPEEIQEKITVYHIARKDMPTGTKLKLAKFGIENTLYPEITPPKHIEAYNLLDVMTQIDIFQGFPIEKAKEFLLIVNEERYKRGDQIIRKGTPGDKFYIIASGNVKFEGLNQDGSEGVPVKRYGTYEYFGEASLVLDLPRAADVYAETDVLALTIEKNKFLQFIRNSDLKNNLTKLNEIRDSNSWKALAESRHFRGLTSHQITQLELIMTLHKVNAGSILVKEKEFYGDAYIIRSGKVNVYQEGNLLAELTDGDFVGEIYNISKSFVSNYTFQAEIDTELYSIQQNDLIDYVKKNPGVYMRMNTVYS from the coding sequence ATGCTGAAAGAAACATACAAAGGTTATACGGAATTACCTAGGGGGGGGTATCTAATTGATACCTCCGAAGGATATCTTCAAATCGGCTCTCCGCCGGAAACGATCAAAGATACAATGGGGTTTGAAAAAAAAACCCCGTTGGTTTTTATTCTACCAAACAAATTCTTTCACGTAGAAAAGGGAATCAGCACGGCCGAATTAGAATTTCCGATCTATTATAATTTCTTTTTAAGACAGAAAAAAACTTTTATTGTTTGTACGAAAGAACAAAAAGTCCAGCTCATTACTGTGCTCAAAGAGTCTCTTATGGGACCCGATAACATCAATCTCAAGAGCGAATACCTCAATGGGGAGGAATCTTTCGGATTTCCGGACATGAAAGCGGAGATGGCTTATTTCCGCGGATATAAAGGACTTGATGACGTAGTAGAATTTAAGGTTTTTGATAACGACAATAAGGTATATTACGGAAATGTAAATATTCTCAAATTGGAAAGCGGGGATTTTCTCATTCAGGACGGAGAGAAAAAAATCGAAGTTCCGGGGGAAGTGGGATTTAATATAAAGTATGATATCGGAGAAAGGCCGACCGAACCGTTTCAAGCTCCGATTATCGGAATCACATGTCTTGGACCGTCGCACGGATTCGATCCCGAAGACAATACATCCGGCTTTATCATTTGGTTGAATCACCAAGGAATCATGGTCGATCCGCCGGTAAATTCCACCGAGTGGCTGCGTCAATCAAACGTAAATCCGAAGCTGATCAACCACGTTATTTTGACGCACTGTCACGCGGATCACGACGCGGGGACGTTTCAAAAGATTCTCGAAGAAAACAAGATCACGATTCACGCAACGGAAACCGTGATAGACAGTTTCTTAAGAAAGTATTCCGCGCTGACAAAAATTCCTAAAAAGGAATTACAGGAGCTTTTTCATTTCCAACCGATCATCATCGGAAAGGCGACAATGATCAACGGAGGAGAGTTCAACTTTCATTATGCGCTTCATTCGATCCCTTCGGTTGGATTCGAATTTTTCTTTCAAGATCAGTCATTCATATATACGTCGGATCATTTGAACGAGCCCGAAATTCACGATAAGATGCACGCGGCGGGGATCCTTCCCGAATCACGTTGGAAGTTTTTCAAAGAATTTCCTTGGGATCGGCGAATCATTTATCATGAGGCCGGAATTCCGCCTCTGCATACGAGAGTGAGTTATCTTGCTTCTCTTCCGGAAGAAATTCAGGAAAAGATCACCGTATATCATATCGCGAGAAAGGATATGCCTACGGGAACCAAACTGAAACTTGCGAAATTCGGGATCGAGAACACTCTTTATCCGGAAATCACCCCTCCGAAACATATAGAAGCGTACAATCTTTTGGACGTAATGACTCAGATCGATATTTTTCAGGGATTTCCGATCGAAAAGGCGAAGGAATTTTTACTCATCGTAAACGAGGAAAGATACAAACGCGGAGATCAGATTATCCGAAAGGGAACTCCCGGAGATAAATTTTATATCATCGCATCCGGAAACGTGAAGTTCGAAGGACTCAATCAAGACGGATCCGAAGGAGTTCCCGTCAAACGATACGGTACTTATGAATATTTTGGAGAAGCCTCTCTTGTATTGGATCTTCCCCGTGCCGCGGATGTTTACGCGGAGACAGACGTGCTCGCGCTTACGATCGAAAAGAATAAGTTTTTGCAATTCATACGGAATTCGGATTTAAAAAACAATCTAACCAAATTGAACGAAATTCGAGACTCGAACTCATGGAAAGCATTGGCGGAATCGAGACATTTTCGAGGATTGACCAGTCATCAAATCACTCAGCTTGAACTGATTATGACTCTGCATAAAGTGAACGCAGGTTCAATCCTTGTGAAAGAAAAAGAATTTTACGGTGATGCCTATATCATTCGCAGTGGAAAAGTAAACGTCTATCAGGAAGGTAATTTGTTGGCCGAACTAACGGACGGGGACTTCGTTGGAGAGATTTATAACATCTCCAAAAGCTTTGTGTCGAATTATACGTTTCAAGCTGAAATAGATACAGAATTATATTCCATTCAGCAGAATGATCTGATCGATTACGTGAAGAAGAATCCTGGCGTTTACATGCGAATGAATACGGTCTATTCGTAG
- a CDS encoding Lsa36 family surface (lipo)protein has product MNTCRNSVIGKIFPIVFFSFAGLIPASSLFAQVDCKGDACAVIPGNVSSQFNGLENEIRTKYLNEVVESMGDAALLTTLNSSMMGSGSVNRFQIGAGMSASGTKNEDIQIQYAGITLPNLPNGGASLSPTLMAGVNLGWLTMNGPADQKGKENKNEGESFLHRINIYAHGFQGKLDQGDLRGLNAQSDQYKFSTNYNSFGATVRFQLIRERYTRLDFFGFTGLSLGIGFHRKTEDMNLNYAPAQIPKIAFGPANGRWDADFALGYRSRSESLPIDIRTGVRLFYFLTIFVGAGMSQNSGNSNIHLTVSGPIALTLEAAAAGLPYDFLKGHSATSAGALSIRSHGDARLKNSMNYLLGGVEINLLTFKVLVEGMVSDKIYSANLGVKFAL; this is encoded by the coding sequence ATGAATACCTGCCGCAATTCAGTGATAGGAAAAATTTTTCCTATCGTATTCTTTTCTTTCGCCGGTTTGATTCCGGCGAGTTCTTTATTTGCACAAGTCGATTGTAAAGGGGATGCTTGTGCGGTCATTCCGGGGAATGTTTCTTCTCAGTTCAACGGATTGGAAAACGAAATTCGAACTAAATATTTAAACGAAGTCGTTGAGTCTATGGGGGATGCGGCTTTACTTACGACGCTCAATTCTTCCATGATGGGATCCGGATCGGTCAATCGATTCCAGATCGGGGCTGGAATGTCCGCCTCTGGTACTAAAAACGAAGACATCCAAATTCAATATGCGGGAATTACTCTTCCGAATTTGCCAAATGGGGGAGCTTCTCTCTCTCCTACTTTGATGGCCGGTGTCAATTTAGGCTGGTTGACTATGAATGGGCCTGCCGATCAGAAAGGCAAAGAAAATAAGAATGAAGGAGAATCCTTTCTCCATAGAATTAATATCTATGCCCATGGATTTCAAGGAAAACTGGATCAAGGGGATTTGAGAGGCTTAAATGCTCAATCGGATCAATATAAGTTTTCGACTAATTATAATTCCTTTGGCGCAACGGTTCGTTTTCAATTGATCAGAGAGCGTTATACTCGTTTAGACTTTTTCGGATTTACGGGCCTTAGCTTAGGAATTGGATTTCATCGTAAAACTGAAGACATGAATCTGAATTATGCCCCAGCGCAAATTCCGAAAATCGCCTTCGGTCCTGCAAATGGGCGCTGGGATGCCGACTTCGCTTTGGGTTATAGATCTAGGTCCGAATCCTTGCCGATTGATATTCGTACCGGAGTTCGTTTATTTTATTTTCTTACAATTTTTGTCGGAGCGGGAATGAGCCAAAATTCTGGAAATTCCAACATACATCTTACGGTGAGCGGTCCAATCGCTCTTACTCTCGAAGCGGCGGCGGCGGGTTTGCCTTATGACTTTTTAAAAGGGCATTCTGCAACTTCCGCAGGAGCCTTATCGATTCGAAGTCATGGGGACGCGAGGCTTAAGAATAGTATGAATTACCTTTTGGGAGGTGTGGAGATCAATTTACTCACCTTTAAGGTTTTGGTGGAAGGAATGGTTTCCGACAAGATTTATTCTGCGAACTTGGGCGTAAAGTTCGCGCTTTGA
- the trxA gene encoding thioredoxin, with protein MALAEVNDSNFKSETSGGLVLIDCWAEWCGPCRMVAPVLEELSTEMNGTVKIKKLNVDDNQDTAQSLGISSIPTLLLYKDGQLVDKVIGALPKTQIKNFIERHK; from the coding sequence ATGGCATTGGCAGAAGTCAACGATTCAAATTTTAAAAGTGAGACATCCGGAGGATTGGTTCTCATCGATTGTTGGGCGGAATGGTGCGGCCCTTGTAGAATGGTTGCCCCGGTTCTCGAAGAACTTTCTACCGAGATGAACGGTACTGTAAAAATCAAAAAACTCAACGTGGACGATAATCAGGATACGGCTCAGAGTTTGGGAATTTCTTCCATACCTACGTTGCTACTATACAAAGACGGACAACTTGTGGATAAAGTAATCGGGGCGCTTCCGAAAACTCAAATTAAGAATTTTATCGAAAGACACAAATAA
- a CDS encoding Sec-independent protein translocase subunit TatA/TatB has protein sequence MFAPLAIFGSLGWTEILLILFIALLLFGGKRLPSLAKDLGDGIRSFRKSLTGESDDSSQPIGQEQVRSVPKEESKTPKSKKSKSV, from the coding sequence ATGTTTGCACCCTTAGCAATTTTCGGATCACTCGGTTGGACTGAAATTCTACTCATTTTATTCATCGCTCTTTTACTCTTCGGAGGAAAAAGATTACCCTCTTTGGCAAAGGATCTGGGAGACGGAATCAGATCGTTTCGCAAATCTTTAACGGGAGAATCGGACGATTCTTCCCAACCAATCGGCCAAGAACAAGTGCGATCGGTTCCGAAGGAAGAATCCAAAACTCCTAAATCTAAAAAATCCAAATCCGTTTGA
- a CDS encoding acyl-CoA dehydrogenase family protein has product MNRILQFTEEHEIFREMARKFFETEVAPNHESWEKVGVVPKEIWKKAGTNGLLCPDIPVEYGGAGADFLYNVVVIEESSRVGNSGFFISLHNDVIAPYISTYASEEQKKRWLPGCITGDSILAIAMTEPGAGSDLKNIRTSAVEKSDHYVVNGQKTFISNGQLANLIITAVKHDNGTMSLLMVEEGMKGFERGRRLEKIGLKAQDTSELYYNDVIVPKENLIGKQGQGFRYLMQKLATERLVLSIAAVEATALVQKITLQYIKERQAFGKKIGTFQNIKFKMAEMATELEMCRTFVDKVTLETIAGRSNTAEASMAKWYSTEMQKRHTDECLQFFGGYGYMMEYPIARAYLDARIQTIYAGTTEIMKEIIGRSLGL; this is encoded by the coding sequence ATGAATAGAATTCTTCAATTCACGGAAGAACACGAAATTTTCCGTGAAATGGCTAGAAAGTTTTTTGAGACGGAAGTTGCTCCGAATCATGAATCTTGGGAAAAAGTAGGGGTTGTTCCGAAGGAAATTTGGAAAAAAGCGGGTACGAACGGTCTTTTATGTCCGGATATTCCTGTGGAATACGGCGGAGCCGGTGCCGATTTTCTGTATAACGTAGTCGTAATTGAGGAATCTTCTCGAGTTGGAAACAGCGGATTTTTCATTTCTCTGCATAACGACGTAATCGCACCTTATATTTCGACTTACGCGAGCGAAGAGCAAAAAAAACGTTGGTTACCTGGTTGTATAACCGGTGACAGTATTCTTGCCATTGCGATGACCGAACCGGGAGCCGGTTCCGATTTGAAAAATATCAGAACTTCCGCCGTTGAAAAAAGCGATCATTACGTGGTAAATGGACAAAAAACCTTCATTTCCAACGGACAATTAGCAAATTTAATCATCACGGCTGTTAAACATGACAACGGCACGATGTCTCTTCTTATGGTAGAAGAGGGAATGAAAGGTTTTGAGAGAGGAAGAAGATTAGAAAAGATTGGTTTAAAGGCTCAGGATACTTCGGAACTGTATTACAACGACGTGATCGTTCCCAAGGAAAACTTGATCGGAAAACAAGGCCAAGGTTTTCGTTATCTCATGCAAAAGTTAGCTACGGAGCGATTAGTTCTTTCTATCGCAGCCGTAGAAGCAACCGCACTCGTACAAAAAATTACCCTTCAATACATCAAGGAAAGACAGGCCTTCGGAAAGAAAATCGGAACCTTTCAGAATATCAAATTTAAGATGGCTGAAATGGCGACGGAACTGGAGATGTGCCGTACTTTTGTCGATAAGGTTACTCTGGAAACGATAGCCGGAAGATCGAATACCGCGGAAGCTTCGATGGCGAAATGGTATTCTACCGAGATGCAAAAACGTCATACGGATGAATGTTTGCAGTTCTTCGGCGGTTATGGTTACATGATGGAGTATCCGATTGCCAGAGCGTATTTGGATGCCAGAATCCAAACAATTTATGCGGGAACAACGGAGATTATGAAAGAGATCATAGGTAGAAGCCTAGGGCTCTGA